From a region of the Apis cerana isolate GH-2021 linkage group LG13, AcerK_1.0, whole genome shotgun sequence genome:
- the LOC108004025 gene encoding GATOR complex protein Iml1 isoform X11, which yields MKLYKLIVHQKTFSEEDLIINPKDHPNIKTGDVVEIYHPEVEFSRLLLQVTSFKEDLQGRETISVENNVATMFQLRTFTDVYMNVVNPDDVALDSVELTFKDQYLGRSEMWRLKNSLVNTCVYMNKKIEFCGGSIRCQVYEMWSQGDRVACGVINNDTKVVFRSSTSMVYLFIQMSSEMWDFDIHGDLYFEKAVNGFLADLFQKWKKNGSNHEVTIVLFSRTFYNASSPEEFPNHMHYQKIVLEYHQKPGVSIPKAVNSTAAQGNFLEVLNMSLNVFEKHYLDRSFDRTGQLSVVITPGVGVFEVDRELTNVTKQRIIDNGVGSDLVCVGEQPLHAVPLLKFHNKDTSINAPDDYSMPHWINLSFYSTNKKIPYSTFIPRIKLPQRVSKQSMENGKLQCKNKLLQEDPRECLHNSLFDYDAYDAQVFQLPSVHTSSSLQRVTTRTKKTSVTSMETHNNAHILKLLKRKMSDPDIHHPPPESHSPPAATRSAAILIPSRIDDITSSESNGEVNESRISVKSDLTDSEISPPFRPVVGSAGSPTNTISQPTNIRPSRALINPFDPSHVTIKLTSNRRRWTHIFPKGPTGVLIQQHHYQAVPTQMCSESQSDITSIISGSSMEHNDISNSNNIQDHTKNKPQRLNLSLSNADKTGNPISSTGNKSLTLLWGATGEQEWTPALTTGVDWKSLTIPACLPITTDYFPDKRSLQNDYVVSDYNLLPDDVNTDFAQQRAIYKKPLTTAEVFKELVSQRLAQGFQLIILAQSNKNQSNTPGSTTVPAISSVMRGRQTESEPKEEYLLSIGRIFHKISLFDNCITVTRYRPRHPYPPFNIHYLYRFHAPHHDTYEVSWISFTTEKLENYNWNYLDHYICTRGHTDFALVEALKYWRFRVFLLPLHNSATRKFSEGSSRCDIYTPLTTSEQVSLLDGFLRFIELWPNKIRRPNPNKNWNPSTLGGVSQRDPASHLTRRRHSTSLIVLTNQKILVVSEGVTGFSVQERHVVNTAAAARTCLDTPRHVPNRSGSKVMDRGRISPASEAVLPLSLEQQQDHFDSNEDSSSMELTKLKNTASNNEILEAMKHSQNGVGFLTQHPSLPSQTFVSADAVQWLNNHIEGGVTIENAINIMNGMIQDKLICHASGDFSKPFILGFYLYHIVQDKENQRAGDYFSPLGDLQSFENEWVEVEIKAPKGWCEPPSSGSFPPMTISSCDTVDESNVVSFLKDDLDISDIADEAEWQVPLYKHTHLDIDINNKSDRIEWGHLRYQSIYKVDHSYELVVQWVASSGSIVADLIFVCQRKAQTCGIQMVPIPSDLLALPFTLRSDPLRGPIFIPLNTECLLINKRHLFEEFREETYAQRFFLFQETIIQRFGFVPCLIESTENDHQYVHMTGNAFILIPSTINTKARPRTATNIIRRNTGQKGYPIHSDQPSPHEAYITRHVSGKNKDDYNKDKRIGFLWSWNHMISRKWRSSSTLIGDELFQKKLIQDFRHFCSNGDNRLKQFWESCWEIKEKSCTKTN from the exons ATGAAGTTGTATAAGCTGATAGTACATCAAAAAACCTTTAGTGaggaagatttaataattaatccaaAAGATCATCCTAATATAAAAACTGGAGATGTTGTTGAAATTTATCACCCAGAAGTTGAATTTAGTCGTTTACTTCTTCAAGTCACATCATTTAAAGAAGATTTACAAGGACGTGAAACAATTAGTGTGGAAAATAATGTAGCCACAATGTTTCAATTAAGAACATTTACAGATGTATATATGAATGTTGTTAATCCAGATGATGTAGCTTTGGATTCTGTTGAGCTTACTTTTAAAGATCAATATTTGGGTCGGAGTGAAATGTGGAGACTGAAAAATAGCTTG gtAAATACTTGTGTATATATGAACAAAAAGATTGAATTCTGTGGAGGCAGTATAAGATGTCAAGTATATGAAATGTGGTCTCAAGGTGACAGAGTTGCTTGTggtgttataaataatgatactaag gTTGTGTTTCGTTCTTCAACAAGCAtggtatatctttttattcaaatgagTTCAGAAATGTGGGATTTTGATATTCATggtgatttatattttgaaaaagctGTTAATGGATTTTTAGctgatttatttcaaaaatggaaaaagaatggCAGTAATCATGAAGTAACAATAGTTCTATTTTCAAGAACATTTTATAATGCTAGCAGTCCAGAAGAATTTCCAAATCATATGC ACtatcaaaaaattgtattagaaTATCACCAAAAACCAGGTGTTTCTATACCAAAAGCAGTTAATTCAACAGCTGCCCAAGGCAATTTTTTAGAAGTTTTAAATATGTCTTTAAATg tatttgaAAAACATTATCTGGATCGTAGTTTTGATAGAACTGGCCAATTATCTGTAGTGATTACACCTGGTGTAGGTGTTTTTGAAGTTGATAGAGAATTAACAAATGTTACAAAACaaagaattattgataatggAGTTGGTAGTGATTTGGTATGTGTTGGTGAGCAGCCATTACATGCAGTACCTCTGTTAAAG tTTCATAATAAAGACACATCTATTAATGCACCTGATGATTATAGTATGCCACATTGGATTAATCTTAGtttttattcaacaaataaaaaaattccctaTTCAACATTTATACCTCGTATAAAACTTCCTCAAAGAGTATCAAAACAATCAATGGAAAACGGAAAATtgcaatgtaaaaataaacttttacaaGAAGATCCAAGAGAATGTTTACATAatagtttatttgattatgatGCATATGATGCACAAGTTTTTCAGTTACCTTCAGTTCATACATCaag tagtTTGCAACGGGTTACAACAAGAACTAAAAAAACAAGTGTTACAAGTATGGAAACACATAATAATGcacatatattaaaacttttaaaaagaaaaatgtcagATCCTGATATACATCATCCACCACCTGAATCTCACTCACCTCCAGCTGCTACAAGAAGTGCAGCAATTTTAATACCTTCCAGAATAGATGATATAACTAGTAGTGAATCTAATGGAGAAGTTAatg aaTCAAGAATATCAGTAAAAAGTGATTTAACCGATTCAGAAATATCACCACCATTTAGGCCAGTTGTTGGTAGTGCTGGAAGTCCCACAAATACAATATCTCAACCTACAAATATTAGACCAAGTAGAGCACTTATAAATCCTTTTGACCCATCTCatgttacaattaaattaactagTAACAGACGGAGATGGACGCATATTTTTCCTAAag gACCAACAGGTGTGCTTATACAGCAACATCATTATCAAGCTGTACCAACACAAATGTGTTCAGAATCACAATCTGATATTACTTCTATTATAAGTGGTTCCTCTATGGAACATAATGACATctctaattcaaataatattcaagatc atacaaaaaataaaccaCAAAGATTAAATCTTTCATTATCAAATGCTGATAAAACTGGGAATCCAATATCTTCTACaggaaataaatctttaacattattatggGGTGCTACTGGTGAACAGGAATGGACACCAGCACTTACAACAG GTGTTGATTGGAAATCATTGACAATTCCAGCATGTTTGCCTATTACTACAGATTATTTTCCTGACAAAAGAAGCTTACAAAATGATTATGTAGTATCAGATTATAATCTTCTACCTGATGATGTTAATACAGATTTTGCTCAACAACgagctatatataaaaagccTTTAACAACTGCCGAAGTATTTAAAGAACTTGTATCGCAAAGATTAGCACAG ggttttcaattaattatcttagcacaaagtaataaaaatcaaagcaATACACCTGGTAGTACTACTGTTCCTGCAATAAGTTCTGTAATGCGAGGACGGCAAACAGAATCAGAAcctaaagaagaatatttgctAAGTATTGgtagaatatttcataaaatatctttatttgataattgtatAACAGTAACAAGATATCGGCCaag ACATCCATATCCtccatttaatattcattatctttATCGATTTCATGCACCACATCATGATACTTATGAAGTATCATGGATATCTTTTACaacagaaaaattagaaaattataattggaattatttagaCCATTATATTTGTACTAGAGGTCATACCGATTTTGCTTTAGTAGAG gCACTTAAATATTGGAGATTTCGCGTATTTTTACTTCCTTTACATAATTCTGCAActcgaaaattttcagaagGATCATCAAGATGTGACATATATACACCTCTCACTACTTCTGAACAAGTTTCTCTTTTGGATGGATTTTTACGATTCATTGAGCTATGGCCTAATAAAATACGACGTCCGaatccaaataaaaattgg AACCCTTCAACTCTAGGTGGTGTTTCCCAGAGAGATCCCGCCTCTCACTTGACCAGGCGCAGGCACAGCACGAGCCTGATTGTCCTCACTAACCAG AAAATATTGGTAGTGAGTGAGGGAGTGACGGGGTTCTCTGTACAGGAGAGGCATGTAGTGAATACCGCTGCGGCTGCCCGCACGTGCCTCGACACTCCTCGCCACGTGCCAAACAG ATCAGGTTCCAAAGTGATGGATAGAGGACGAATCTCACCCGCTAGTGAAGCTGTGTTACCTCTTTCACTTGAGCAACAGCAAGATCATTTTGATTCTAATGAGGATAG TTCAAGCATGGAATtgacaaagttaaaaaatactgCATCGAATAATGAGATTCTAGAGGCAATGAAACATTCGCAAAATGGAGTGGGATTTCTTACACAACATCCATCTCTTCCAAGCCAAACATTTGTCAGTGCAGATGCAGTACAATGGctaaataatcatatagaAGGAGGAGTGACAATAGAGAAtgctattaatataatgaat gGTATGATACAGGATAAGTTAATATGTCATGCATCTGGAGATTTTTCAAAACCATTCATTCtaggattttatttataccatATAGTacaagataaagaaaatcaaagag ctgGAGACTATTTTTCACCTCTAGGAGACTTGCaaagttttgaaaatgaatgggTAGAAGTTGAAATAAAAGCACCCAAAGGTTGGTGTGAACCTCCCTCGTCAGGATCATTTCCTCCGATGACTATATCTAGTTGCGATACCGTGGATGAATCAAACGTAGTATCATTTCTTAAAGATGATTTAGACATATCAGACATTGCAGATGAAGCAGAATGGCaag ttccattatataaacatactcatttagatatagatataaacaataaaagtgATAGGATTGAATGGGGACATTTAAGATatcaatctatatataaagtgGATCATTCTTATGAACTAGTAGTACAATGGGTTGCATCATCTGGTAGTATAGTCGCTGATCTC ATATTTGTGTGCCAACGTAAGGCTCAAACATGTGGAATTCAAATGGTTCCTATTCCCAGTGATTTGCTAGCATTACCATTCACTTTGAGAAGTGATCCTTTAAGAGGACCTATTTTTATACCATTAAATACTGAATGTCTTCTGATAAACAAACGGCATCTTTTTGAAg AATTTCGAGAGGAAACTTATGCACAAAGATTCTTTCTGTTTCAAGAAACAATCATACAAAGATTTGGTTTCGTTCCATGTTTAATAGAAAGTACTGAAAATGATCATCAATATGTTCACATGACTGGCaatgcatttatattaattccttCAACAATAAACACAAAAGCTCGTCCTCGAACTGCTACCAATATTATAAGACGAAATACGGGACAGAAAGGATATCCAATTCATTCTGATCAACCTAGTCCTCATGAGGCATATATTACAAGACATGTTAGcgggaaaaataaagatgattataataaagataaaagg atTGGATTTCTTTGGTCATGGAATCATATGATTAGTCGAAAATGGAGATCGTCATCTACACTAATCGGcgatgaattatttcaaaaaaaacttattcaaGATTTTAGACATTTTTGTTCAAATGGGGACAAcagattaaaacaattttgggAATCTTGTtgggaaataaaagaaaaatcatgtaCGAAAACGAACTAA
- the LOC108004025 gene encoding GATOR complex protein Iml1 isoform X5 produces the protein MKLYKLIVHQKTFSEEDLIINPKDHPNIKTGDVVEIYHPEVEFSRLLLQVTSFKEDLQGRETISVENNVATMFQLRTFTDVYMNVVNPDDVALDSVELTFKDQYLGRSEMWRLKNSLVNTCVYMNKKIEFCGGSIRCQVYEMWSQGDRVACGVINNDTKVVFRSSTSMVYLFIQMSSEMWDFDIHGDLYFEKAVNGFLADLFQKWKKNGSNHEVTIVLFSRTFYNASSPEEFPNHMRECLQHDYRGRFYEDFYRVVVQNERFEDWSNVLVQLRKLFTDYQKIVLEYHQKPGVSIPKAVNSTAAQGNFLEVLNMSLNVFEKHYLDRSFDRTGQLSVVITPGVGVFEVDRELTNVTKQRIIDNGVGSDLVCVGEQPLHAVPLLKFHNKDTSINAPDDYSMPHWINLSFYSTNKKIPYSTFIPRIKLPQRVSKQSMENGKLQCKNKLLQEDPRECLHNSLFDYDAYDAQVFQLPSVHTSSSLQRVTTRTKKTSVTSMETHNNAHILKLLKRKMSDPDIHHPPPESHSPPAATRSAAILIPSRIDDITSSESNGEVNESRISVKSDLTDSEISPPFRPVVGSAGSPTNTISQPTNIRPSRALINPFDPSHVTIKLTSNRRRWTHIFPKGPTGVLIQQHHYQAVPTQMCSESQSDITSIISGSSMEHNDISNSNNIQDHTKNKPQRLNLSLSNADKTGNPISSTGNKSLTLLWGATGEQEWTPALTTAIIGVDWKSLTIPACLPITTDYFPDKRSLQNDYVVSDYNLLPDDVNTDFAQQRAIYKKPLTTAEVFKELVSQRLAQGFQLIILAQSNKNQSNTPGSTTVPAISSVMRGRQTESEPKEEYLLSIGRIFHKISLFDNCITVTRYRPRHPYPPFNIHYLYRFHAPHHDTYEVSWISFTTEKLENYNWNYLDHYICTRGHTDFALVEALKYWRFRVFLLPLHNSATRKFSEGSSRCDIYTPLTTSEQVSLLDGFLRFIELWPNKIRRPNPNKNWNPSTLGGVSQRDPASHLTRRRHSTSLIVLTNQTNLVGSSPFRERLGSNRLPEKPRPRSGSKVMDRGRISPASEAVLPLSLEQQQDHFDSNEDSSSMELTKLKNTASNNEILEAMKHSQNGVGFLTQHPSLPSQTFVSADAVQWLNNHIEGGVTIENAINIMNGMIQDKLICHASGDFSKPFILGFYLYHIVQDKENQRAGDYFSPLGDLQSFENEWVEVEIKAPKGWCEPPSSGSFPPMTISSCDTVDESNVVSFLKDDLDISDIADEAEWQVPLYKHTHLDIDINNKSDRIEWGHLRYQSIYKVDHSYELVVQWVASSGSIVADLIFVCQRKAQTCGIQMVPIPSDLLALPFTLRSDPLRGPIFIPLNTECLLINKRHLFEEFREETYAQRFFLFQETIIQRFGFVPCLIESTENDHQYVHMTGNAFILIPSTINTKARPRTATNIIRRNTGQKGYPIHSDQPSPHEAYITRHVSGKNKDDYNKDKRIGFLWSWNHMISRKWRSSSTLIGDELFQKKLIQDFRHFCSNGDNRLKQFWESCWEIKEKSCTKTN, from the exons ATGAAGTTGTATAAGCTGATAGTACATCAAAAAACCTTTAGTGaggaagatttaataattaatccaaAAGATCATCCTAATATAAAAACTGGAGATGTTGTTGAAATTTATCACCCAGAAGTTGAATTTAGTCGTTTACTTCTTCAAGTCACATCATTTAAAGAAGATTTACAAGGACGTGAAACAATTAGTGTGGAAAATAATGTAGCCACAATGTTTCAATTAAGAACATTTACAGATGTATATATGAATGTTGTTAATCCAGATGATGTAGCTTTGGATTCTGTTGAGCTTACTTTTAAAGATCAATATTTGGGTCGGAGTGAAATGTGGAGACTGAAAAATAGCTTG gtAAATACTTGTGTATATATGAACAAAAAGATTGAATTCTGTGGAGGCAGTATAAGATGTCAAGTATATGAAATGTGGTCTCAAGGTGACAGAGTTGCTTGTggtgttataaataatgatactaag gTTGTGTTTCGTTCTTCAACAAGCAtggtatatctttttattcaaatgagTTCAGAAATGTGGGATTTTGATATTCATggtgatttatattttgaaaaagctGTTAATGGATTTTTAGctgatttatttcaaaaatggaaaaagaatggCAGTAATCATGAAGTAACAATAGTTCTATTTTCAAGAACATTTTATAATGCTAGCAGTCCAGAAGAATTTCCAAATCATATGCGTGAGTGTTTGCAACATGATTATAGGGGAAGATTTTATGAAGATTTCTATAGAGTGGTAGTTCaaaatgaaagatttgaaGATTGGAGTAATGTATTGGTACAATTACGTAAACTATTCACAGACtatcaaaaaattgtattagaaTATCACCAAAAACCAGGTGTTTCTATACCAAAAGCAGTTAATTCAACAGCTGCCCAAGGCAATTTTTTAGAAGTTTTAAATATGTCTTTAAATg tatttgaAAAACATTATCTGGATCGTAGTTTTGATAGAACTGGCCAATTATCTGTAGTGATTACACCTGGTGTAGGTGTTTTTGAAGTTGATAGAGAATTAACAAATGTTACAAAACaaagaattattgataatggAGTTGGTAGTGATTTGGTATGTGTTGGTGAGCAGCCATTACATGCAGTACCTCTGTTAAAG tTTCATAATAAAGACACATCTATTAATGCACCTGATGATTATAGTATGCCACATTGGATTAATCTTAGtttttattcaacaaataaaaaaattccctaTTCAACATTTATACCTCGTATAAAACTTCCTCAAAGAGTATCAAAACAATCAATGGAAAACGGAAAATtgcaatgtaaaaataaacttttacaaGAAGATCCAAGAGAATGTTTACATAatagtttatttgattatgatGCATATGATGCACAAGTTTTTCAGTTACCTTCAGTTCATACATCaag tagtTTGCAACGGGTTACAACAAGAACTAAAAAAACAAGTGTTACAAGTATGGAAACACATAATAATGcacatatattaaaacttttaaaaagaaaaatgtcagATCCTGATATACATCATCCACCACCTGAATCTCACTCACCTCCAGCTGCTACAAGAAGTGCAGCAATTTTAATACCTTCCAGAATAGATGATATAACTAGTAGTGAATCTAATGGAGAAGTTAatg aaTCAAGAATATCAGTAAAAAGTGATTTAACCGATTCAGAAATATCACCACCATTTAGGCCAGTTGTTGGTAGTGCTGGAAGTCCCACAAATACAATATCTCAACCTACAAATATTAGACCAAGTAGAGCACTTATAAATCCTTTTGACCCATCTCatgttacaattaaattaactagTAACAGACGGAGATGGACGCATATTTTTCCTAAag gACCAACAGGTGTGCTTATACAGCAACATCATTATCAAGCTGTACCAACACAAATGTGTTCAGAATCACAATCTGATATTACTTCTATTATAAGTGGTTCCTCTATGGAACATAATGACATctctaattcaaataatattcaagatc atacaaaaaataaaccaCAAAGATTAAATCTTTCATTATCAAATGCTGATAAAACTGGGAATCCAATATCTTCTACaggaaataaatctttaacattattatggGGTGCTACTGGTGAACAGGAATGGACACCAGCACTTACAACAG CAATCATAG GTGTTGATTGGAAATCATTGACAATTCCAGCATGTTTGCCTATTACTACAGATTATTTTCCTGACAAAAGAAGCTTACAAAATGATTATGTAGTATCAGATTATAATCTTCTACCTGATGATGTTAATACAGATTTTGCTCAACAACgagctatatataaaaagccTTTAACAACTGCCGAAGTATTTAAAGAACTTGTATCGCAAAGATTAGCACAG ggttttcaattaattatcttagcacaaagtaataaaaatcaaagcaATACACCTGGTAGTACTACTGTTCCTGCAATAAGTTCTGTAATGCGAGGACGGCAAACAGAATCAGAAcctaaagaagaatatttgctAAGTATTGgtagaatatttcataaaatatctttatttgataattgtatAACAGTAACAAGATATCGGCCaag ACATCCATATCCtccatttaatattcattatctttATCGATTTCATGCACCACATCATGATACTTATGAAGTATCATGGATATCTTTTACaacagaaaaattagaaaattataattggaattatttagaCCATTATATTTGTACTAGAGGTCATACCGATTTTGCTTTAGTAGAG gCACTTAAATATTGGAGATTTCGCGTATTTTTACTTCCTTTACATAATTCTGCAActcgaaaattttcagaagGATCATCAAGATGTGACATATATACACCTCTCACTACTTCTGAACAAGTTTCTCTTTTGGATGGATTTTTACGATTCATTGAGCTATGGCCTAATAAAATACGACGTCCGaatccaaataaaaattgg AACCCTTCAACTCTAGGTGGTGTTTCCCAGAGAGATCCCGCCTCTCACTTGACCAGGCGCAGGCACAGCACGAGCCTGATTGTCCTCACTAACCAG ACCAATCTAGTCGGCAGCTCTCCCTTCAGGGAGCGACTTGGAAGCAATCGTCTACCAGAGAAACCGAGACCAAG ATCAGGTTCCAAAGTGATGGATAGAGGACGAATCTCACCCGCTAGTGAAGCTGTGTTACCTCTTTCACTTGAGCAACAGCAAGATCATTTTGATTCTAATGAGGATAG TTCAAGCATGGAATtgacaaagttaaaaaatactgCATCGAATAATGAGATTCTAGAGGCAATGAAACATTCGCAAAATGGAGTGGGATTTCTTACACAACATCCATCTCTTCCAAGCCAAACATTTGTCAGTGCAGATGCAGTACAATGGctaaataatcatatagaAGGAGGAGTGACAATAGAGAAtgctattaatataatgaat gGTATGATACAGGATAAGTTAATATGTCATGCATCTGGAGATTTTTCAAAACCATTCATTCtaggattttatttataccatATAGTacaagataaagaaaatcaaagag ctgGAGACTATTTTTCACCTCTAGGAGACTTGCaaagttttgaaaatgaatgggTAGAAGTTGAAATAAAAGCACCCAAAGGTTGGTGTGAACCTCCCTCGTCAGGATCATTTCCTCCGATGACTATATCTAGTTGCGATACCGTGGATGAATCAAACGTAGTATCATTTCTTAAAGATGATTTAGACATATCAGACATTGCAGATGAAGCAGAATGGCaag ttccattatataaacatactcatttagatatagatataaacaataaaagtgATAGGATTGAATGGGGACATTTAAGATatcaatctatatataaagtgGATCATTCTTATGAACTAGTAGTACAATGGGTTGCATCATCTGGTAGTATAGTCGCTGATCTC ATATTTGTGTGCCAACGTAAGGCTCAAACATGTGGAATTCAAATGGTTCCTATTCCCAGTGATTTGCTAGCATTACCATTCACTTTGAGAAGTGATCCTTTAAGAGGACCTATTTTTATACCATTAAATACTGAATGTCTTCTGATAAACAAACGGCATCTTTTTGAAg AATTTCGAGAGGAAACTTATGCACAAAGATTCTTTCTGTTTCAAGAAACAATCATACAAAGATTTGGTTTCGTTCCATGTTTAATAGAAAGTACTGAAAATGATCATCAATATGTTCACATGACTGGCaatgcatttatattaattccttCAACAATAAACACAAAAGCTCGTCCTCGAACTGCTACCAATATTATAAGACGAAATACGGGACAGAAAGGATATCCAATTCATTCTGATCAACCTAGTCCTCATGAGGCATATATTACAAGACATGTTAGcgggaaaaataaagatgattataataaagataaaagg atTGGATTTCTTTGGTCATGGAATCATATGATTAGTCGAAAATGGAGATCGTCATCTACACTAATCGGcgatgaattatttcaaaaaaaacttattcaaGATTTTAGACATTTTTGTTCAAATGGGGACAAcagattaaaacaattttgggAATCTTGTtgggaaataaaagaaaaatcatgtaCGAAAACGAACTAA